TGTCCTGTGCAGAGATCCCTGTGGGGGGGAAGGGGTCAGCTGTGTCCATCAGTTATTGTCAATGGTGGATCCTGCATTATCGTCCTCCAGCTTTATACCAGAGGTGTTATCTTACACTTTATTTCCTTCCTGtgttgataatgagactgctgagaagtgatctctgggAAAAATCTATTGTTAAGGTCAATGGTCTCAGGAAACACGAATATTTCAGGAGGCTTTGGAGGGAAATGTATTTTATGTCATAGAAAATCAGAAAAATGTTTACAATGAAAGTTACTTTACAAATAGGGAATTTTCTGAAATTTTCCTGTTACGTTGTAATCCTCACCCAGCTATCTAAGTAATACTTGTGACCATCAATATATACCTCAAATACATATAATGCAGCgtgaaggggctcggagaaggtGGCAGTGAAGGTATGTAAGTGTCTGATGGGatcacacagctcataaaaggacaactgcccggcctcataatccagacagatcctgaaTCTATCACTGGAGCTCTTGTCAGGTAACTGGATCTCTTTCCGGTCATGCATCACTGAAAACTGATTATCATATCTCCACAAACTCCAGGACTTGTTATTATCTCCAATTAGTGACTGACTTTCCTTCCTGTCTATACTGGGATAACACATCCCCACCCTCCACCACCCTGACCCACTGccctccacatcccagtaatgtcgtcctgaggtaaatcccctcctgctcatcacctgattacacagaaatctctctgctgtttctggacgattcTGCTCCTCTTCTGCCCAAGTCacagttttcaggtcgtctgatataaggaCATAATTACCAGCTGagtttacatccagtaatatgtctgcaggatcctccacatagatcccgctccttatacctgttattacctcacataatgtgtgtaatgtgtgtgagatcacagccacatccaggtcaCCTCCATCATGGAGCTGcttatcatgtccccctgtgtcctcatcacctccctcctcctcaaaatcacacaagtccccggtgtctggttcctgtaagacggtcagtggatcagtcatgttacacagctcctcaatgtgcctcatcttcctggacagctcgtccttctttatctCCAGTTTATGGATCACAACAGACAATGACATTGATTTTTGTTTTTCCCTCatggagatctcactcaggaccttcttctccaggtcgtccacccgtctcctgatgtctgtacacagggcagtgactctctcggCTTCTCCAGCAGCTTTTTCTTGAGCTTTTCTCCGGCGCTCCTCCAGACTCCGGACTCTTTCCTCAGTCTCCTCTCTCTTTGTGGTCAGTTTCTGGAGAACATTTCtcagtttcttcttcttcttctctgagGCCTCATCCAGTGACTCCATTTTATGTTCATTATGTTTCCCAAtcaaactgcaggacacacagatacaagccgcgtcctcagtgcagtaatattccaggatcttcttatggacaggacatttccttttctccagagaagtgctgggatcagataagacgtgttctggtgatttgctgtgagccctcaggtgtttctcacacagagaagcctcacagtgtagacaggatctaacagcaggtacaggagagtccacacagtaagtgcagcagaTCCCGGTGATCTCCTCTTGTTCTTGCTGAGTAATCAAGAAACGTTCTGCGACATTATGAAGATTTATGTTCCTCATCAGCGCCGGCCGCTCCTGAAACTCATCtctgcattcaggacaggaaaaaactccagactcgtcctgtgtatccagcacacgatcaatacagacctggcagaagttgtgtccacatctcagcgttacaggatccttaaaaatagataaacagatggagcagagcagctcgtcTCTCAGATCAGCAGACGCCATGGCTCATAGCTGAGGGAAGGAAGAAACAAAACGGAATGTGTCTGATAATACTTAGCAATGTTGTAGTTACACCTATTCACTTAAAAGGGgtagttcaccccttttcattatggGCCACATCGATAtgttttctctcaaataccttgtgttgccaatagtgcctgtgagtgggcgCTATTGTAGTCCACTCAccccccatcatgtgacccctgggatccggtgatgtctcgTCAACTGAGGCCGGCCGCAGTTtctatgagtgactgggctgtgggcgtcgTTGCACCGCTCAACAAAGCCCAGCGTAACagtccagcatctccctgctccttcactgcagagcacacaagcaggagcgatgctgggctgtgacgagcggggaaacgccacccacagcccagtgactcacagagactggggccggccgcggtagtgtcacgtgaacaggaagttgacgtgacatcaccagatccccgaggttaAAGAACCAGGCGGTCATGCGATGGttaacagcggtccgcaatagagCCGCTCACAGGCCAATGGAAGGTATTTCAGATACACATTCTTTCTCAAGGTTATACCGATGTAGCAAAAAATCAAAATGGGTGAACTACTTATTTAACTCCTTAATAGGAATCTGCCACCAGTTGTTTAATATCCGTTGTGAGAGTAacgtgatgtaggggcagagagaaagaaggagcaagaaaaGCACAATACGGTGATACCATAACACAATTGTGAATAGATAAGGGATGTATGCTCACCAGATTAAGTTGTGTATCACACAAGAACTTTAGAGTATATCAGCTGCCGATGGTCACTCAAGATGATGGAGGAGAGTTGTAGGAAATATGCGTGACTTCTATCTCCGCTGCTGGAAGGTGAGACAAACGGGTGGGGAAAGAAACAACAAAAGCACTCCTTGGTATCTTCAGTAGGGACCttcgcagctgcaatagaaacacCACCACTTACTTTAATGGGTCCTGCATTTTTTATTCAAAACGGTTTTCTCTGATGCACAGCTTCAttaccagttttctgaatgctgagccctgtataatcccacccagaccactgattggcagcattctgtcTATAATGTGGATAAGCAGAAAGCTTAAAATAGGAAATATGCATGACTTCTACCTGTGCAGCTGGAAGGTAAGAAACAGGTGGGAAAAGACTAAgcaaaaagcactccttggttttATTCAGTAGTTCGCAGCTGCAATTGAaataacaccacagctatgcagcgctgagctccttcaacatggtcagcatacATATGAGCTATAACCGGCAAAGGGAGGAGTGAGAAGCGAATATTTACAGGAGAAGGTTGCGGCTGTAGCTCAGGTTACATCTACCTGTTACATCACTGCAGAATAGACATTTACCTTAACCCTTTCAATACCTGACGGATTGAAATACGGTAAAAAGGATGCAGGAGACAAGAGGATTCCTGAGATTTATTTCCTAAGCATCTCAAGGTATTTCAacctcttcatcaggaaaaaaaaacccacaaaggcGCAGGCATCTCAAAAAAGTCCACATTTCAAAAGGCGCCAAGGACAAGCACATGACATGTCAGATGTCACTCTCAGTTTGATTCAAAagtaaaaatatgcaaaaaaaaaaaaaaaataaaatagatttaacAAAACTTTTTACAATTATGCTGAAATGTCATGTATATAGACAATTTGGCATACATTTATATAGAAATATAAGCTTTATTTTGTGGACATAAAAGTATCTCAGATAAAATGAGTGTTTGGCTGTGATGTGTATAGAGCTTGTAATCTTGTGGGGATGTGATATATGAAGTGCTGTTAGTAAGAGGAGCTACAATGATGTTCGGATCGCATGCTGAGAACGAAGGACGGGTGGACAGTCAGCAGCAGAGCATCAAAGGAAGAGAGGTTGGTCAATTACAAAGTGGAAAAAgtggtccacgtcatacacactcgccagcacaggcgcactagaatactttgatctgccctgagcagggcagatcaaagtgcgcctgcgcatgacctcagtgctggcgagtgtgtatgacgtggcttcagaagacggaggagcaagatggtTGAGAGAGGAGGCGCCACTCACCAGGCCGACCAGCACCGCAGCGACCAGttaaggtgaatattataaagtgtttttatgttctcacagcggcctgcgctgttagaatgctgtatataagagcccggtggtggtggccgcagcttataggccataaaactggtgacaggttccctttaaatttttgtaaaaaattaactgaaaattggggcgtgcaatattattcatcccctttactttcagtgcagcaaactcacgccagaagttaattgaggatctctgattgatccaatgttgtcctaaatgactgatgatgataaatataatccacctctgTGTAATCTAGtccccgtataaatgcacctgctctgtgatagtctcatgttctgtttaaggcgcagatagcatcatgaagaccaaagaacacaacaggcaggtccgtgatactgttgtggagaagtttaaagccggatttggttgcaaaaagatttccaaaactttaaacatcccaagaagcactgtgcaagcgatcatattgaaatggaaggagtatcataccactgcaactcTACCAAGACTCTGCTTTACCTCAAAAATTCCATGTCAAaccagaagactgatcagagatgcagcaaagaggcccaggatcactctggatgaactgcagagatctacagctgaggtgggagagtctgtccataggacaacaatcagccgtacactgcacaaatctggcctctatggaagagtggcaagaagaaagccatttctcaaaagatatccataaaaagtgtcatttaaagtttgccacaagccacctggagacaccaaacatgtggaagaaggtgctccggtcagatgaaaccaaaattgaactttttggacacAATACCAAACAATATGCTtgtcataaaagcaacacagctcatcacaccatccccactgtcaaacatggtggtggcagcatcatggtttgggtctgctttgcttcagcagggacagagaagatggttaaaattgatgggaagatggatggagacaaatacaggaccatATTTAAAGCaaacctgtttgagtctgcaaaagacccgagactgggacggagatttgtcttccaacaagacaatgatcccaaacaaagcaaaatctactatggaatggttcacaaataaacgtatccaggtgttagaatggccaagtcacagtccagacctgaatccaatcgagaatctgtggcaagagctgaaaactgctgttcacaaacgctctccatccaacctcactcagctccagctgtttacaaaggaagaatgggcgagaatttcagtctctcgatgtgcaaaactgatagacacataccccaagcgacttgtgctgtaatcgcaaaaaaggtggcgctacaaagtattaacttaaaggggacgaataatattgcacgccccaattttcagttttttattttttacaaagtttaaaataagcaataaatattcaacttcacaattgtgacccacttgttgttgattcttcaccataaaatttttaccaattctgtttgaagcctgaaatgtgggaaaaggttgaaaaattcaaggggtgcgaatacttttgcaaggcactgtacctcatgtaatagctcaaactgcttttttttactcaggtggcaccaatattCGCTTCATAGATGGTCATTGCTACACACAATTAAgcttcagaaaggtctagtgcacattcagctcagcgttcaccgtgcacacagagctgctcgtggttctgggtgcatattgcacccgacaggttcactttaaacaaaTGTGAACATCTCAAGCACTACATCGCTCAAGATGAAGATTGTGAGACTCTTCTGTGTCGCCCAGGGCAAtatcccgggccgtatatttacggggatacGGTGTCACGGGAGAATACTGGCCGTTGCcccgttccgtgaccctggggacgctttttaatggggagtatttacaggggagattaaagtctttggtgtgacaccacctgcggattGCAGTTAGGATGGTGGAACCACCGCTGCTGGGTTggttatccctagggctggtggtaatggcagctgtggtggtaggccctctacAGGTAGGGCCGGGCCCTGGGGAATAGATACTGGAGACTTTTGCCAAAGAAGGGAAGCCACACTGTGGGGTGTAAGTTAACAGTTttactcactctggacccttggacggctggttcaggtccctgtagttcgtttgacgactcagttgctctgtcccctgcaacctcagtgtggttgggtccccgtagcatgaagTCTGTTGGAGTCCTGACTGTCTTTCGGCAGTCTCCTCGTACGTATGGTGGGCAATgcattgtggaccctgtagggTTGGTCCGTGGTCCCGAACCTTGATCCGCTCGTTACTGCTGatacccccggatctgtgggtcagtgaaggtcccctcactgtgcaggtatttgccaggccgcgtGAAGCTGGCGCctgacctaaggccctgtgccccgtcggtgctctggttccagtggtacttgggtgtacctaccctggcatCTACTCTCCTGTACCCTCGGGTCACCATTGCACGACCCAGCTTGAGGTCACTTCCATTCACTTTCACTCTCCTGACTTGActgactgtcccctcccaccaggctgtctagtcccctggactggctccgccctctgtggtgtctgactagccaattacccctggtgtggagtggaaactgggagtgtgtgtgtgtgtgtatgtattactggcactggtgttccaggtccctaggGAAAGGCCCTGCAGTCtaatgaggatgcagtacctagcagTGCCCTGAGTAGTTCAGAAGAGCTACATTTCCTGCACgggacgaaaaaaaaaaaaagaaagattgaAATCTGAATTCCCAAATGTTGAAATTGCACTCAGATAGTTCATGTGCTTGACGGAGACCAACTCTACTGGAGAGCTTACTTTTTCAAAACTGAAACTTCTAAAAAAAATTGCTTCGTAATCACCGTTTCCACTGGCTTCCCTCATGTGCATGGAGAGTGACATCCTGAAGACCATTGAATTCAATCCAATAAGAAAGAAATTCTCTGAAAACAAAATCCATACCTCCATAGTGTACCATATAATGTGTGTGACTTACTGAGGATTATTGTGTTTTTCGAGCCTTGTGTATTGTTCAGATGTTTATCATGTTGATCACTTGATTGTTTTCAATGTGTTCACACCAGTTTTGTTGACGTgccaataaaataaatatatgtttAATATTATCGCCATTTACCTTATATTCTTGTAAGTGGTTGTCGTAGAGGCCCCAGCACACTGGTTTGCCCAGGGGCCCAAAATGctgttaaaggaacctgtcacatggttttttgctttataagctgcggccaccaccactgggatcttatatacaggattctaacatgctacagttaggtccagaaatatttggacagtgacacaattttcgcgagttgggctctgcatgcctccacattggatttgaaatgaaacctctacaacagaattcaagtgcagattgtaacgtttaatttgaaggtttgaacaaaaatatctgatagaaattgtaggaattgtacacatttctttacaaacactccacattttaggaggtcaaaagtaattggacaaataaaccaaacccaaataaaatatttttattttcaatattttgttgcgaatcctttggaggcaatcactgccttaagtctggaacccatggacatcaccaaacgctgggtttcctccttcttaatgctttgccaggcctttacagccgcagccttcaggtcttgcttgtttgtgggtctttccgtcttaagtctggatttgagcaagtgaaatgcatgctcaattgggttaagatctggtgattgacttggccattgcagaatgttccacttttttgcactcatgaactcctgggtagctttggctgtatgcttggggtcattgtccatctgcactatgaagcgccgttcgatcaactttgcggcatttggctgaatctgggctgaaagtatatcccagtacacttcagaattcatccagctactcttgtctgctgttatgtcatcaataaacacaagtgacccagtgccattgaaagccatgcatgcccatgccatcacgttgcctccaccatgttttacagaggatgtggtgtgacttggatcatgtgccgttccctttcttctccaaacttttttcttcccatcattctggtacaggttgatctttgtctcatctgtccatagaatacttttccagaactgagctggcttcatgaggtgtttttcagcaaatttaactctggcctgtctatttttggaattgatgaatggtttgcatctagatgtgaaccctttgtatttactttcatggagtcttctctttactgttgacttagagacagatacacctacttcactgagagtgttctggacttcagttgatgttgtgaacgggttcttcttcgccaaagaaagtatgcggcgatcatccaccactgttgtcatccgtggacacccaggcctttttgagttcccaagctcaccagtcaattccttttttctcagaatgcacccgactgttgattttgctactccaagcatgtctgctatctctctgatggattttttctttattttcagcctcaggatgttctgcttcacctcaattgagagttccttagaccgcatgttgtctggtcacagcaacagcttccaaatgcaaaaccacacacctgtaatcaaccccagaccttttaactacttcattgattacaggttaacgagggagacgccttcagagttaatttcagcccttagattctcttgtccaattacttttggtcccttgaaaaagtaactgtatatatataagagcccagaccactgtgtagaacataaaaaacactttataatactcacctaaaccggtcgttaTGGTGGATGTGGATGAAATGGGCATCtttgtcctccggtgc
The Anomaloglossus baeobatrachus isolate aAnoBae1 unplaced genomic scaffold, aAnoBae1.hap1 Scaffold_111, whole genome shotgun sequence genome window above contains:
- the LOC142260481 gene encoding E3 ubiquitin/ISG15 ligase TRIM25-like, with amino-acid sequence MASADLRDELLCSICLSIFKDPVTLRCGHNFCQVCIDRVLDTQDESGVFSCPECRDEFQERPALMRNINLHNVAERFLITQQEQEEITGICCTYCVDSPVPAVRSCLHCEASLCEKHLRAHSKSPEHVLSDPSTSLEKRKCPVHKKILEYYCTEDAACICVSCSLIGKHNEHKMESLDEASEKKKKKLRNVLQKLTTKREETEERVRSLEERRRKAQEKAAGEAERVTALCTDIRRRVDDLEKKVLSEISMREKQKSMSLSVVIHKLEIKKDELSRKMRHIEELCNMTDPLTVLQEPDTGDLCDFEEEGGDEDTGGHDKQLHDGGDLDVAVISHTLHTLCEVITGIRSGIYVEDPADILLDVNSAGNYVLISDDLKTVTWAEEEQNRPETAERFLCNQVMSRRGFTSGRHYWDVEGSGSGWWRVGMCYPSIDRKESQSLIGDNNKSWSLWRYDNQFSVMHDRKEIQLPDKSSSDRFRICLDYEAGQLSFYELCDPIRHLHTFTATFSEPLHAALYVFEVYIDGHKYYLDSWVRITT